The Halogranum gelatinilyticum genome window below encodes:
- a CDS encoding aldehyde dehydrogenase family protein: IDRAEYLWDIYHELRERTEELAEVVTKECGKEISEGRADVIEAYHMVEWAAGDARHPKGDVIPSEIPAKDAYMRRKPRGVVGCITPWNFPVAIPFWHMAVALVEGNTVVWKPAEQTPWCGQIIAEMFEDAGIPDGVFNMVQGFGDAGASIVEDERVDTVLFTGSAEVGHEVAEKVAQQPGKLAACEMGGKNNVVITEEADLDIAVHSALMTSFKTTGQRCVSSERIVVHEDVYDEFKDRYVELAKNVSVGDPLDEDTFMGPLIEAGHKEKVTKYAELAKKEGVNVLVDRTELDEDEIPDGHEDGHWVGPFVYEADAWEDLRCTHEEVFGPHVALLKYSGDIEEAVAIQNDTDYGLAGAIISENYRQINYFRDHAEVGLAYGNLPCIGAEVHLPFGGVKKSGNGYPSAREIIEAVTERTAWTLNNSKDIQMAQGLSADIKTKDD; this comes from the coding sequence ATCGACCGCGCGGAATATCTCTGGGACATCTACCACGAGCTCCGCGAGCGGACCGAAGAACTCGCAGAAGTCGTGACCAAAGAGTGCGGCAAGGAAATCTCGGAAGGTCGCGCGGACGTCATCGAAGCGTACCACATGGTCGAGTGGGCCGCTGGCGACGCTCGCCACCCCAAAGGCGACGTTATCCCGAGCGAGATTCCCGCCAAGGACGCCTATATGCGCCGCAAACCTCGCGGCGTCGTCGGCTGTATCACCCCGTGGAACTTCCCGGTCGCCATCCCCTTCTGGCACATGGCCGTCGCCCTGGTCGAGGGTAACACCGTCGTCTGGAAGCCCGCCGAACAGACGCCGTGGTGCGGCCAGATCATCGCCGAGATGTTCGAGGATGCCGGTATTCCCGACGGCGTGTTCAACATGGTCCAGGGCTTCGGCGACGCCGGCGCCTCCATCGTGGAGGACGAACGCGTCGACACCGTCCTGTTCACTGGTTCGGCCGAGGTGGGCCACGAGGTCGCCGAGAAAGTCGCCCAGCAGCCCGGCAAACTCGCCGCGTGTGAGATGGGTGGCAAGAACAACGTCGTCATCACCGAAGAGGCGGATCTGGACATCGCCGTCCACTCCGCGCTCATGACCTCGTTCAAGACGACCGGCCAGCGCTGTGTCTCTTCAGAGCGCATCGTCGTCCACGAAGACGTCTACGACGAGTTCAAAGACCGCTACGTCGAGTTGGCAAAGAACGTCTCCGTCGGCGACCCGCTGGACGAAGACACCTTCATGGGCCCGCTCATCGAGGCCGGTCACAAGGAGAAGGTCACGAAGTACGCTGAGCTGGCGAAGAAAGAGGGCGTGAACGTCCTCGTCGACCGAACGGAGTTGGACGAGGACGAGATTCCGGACGGTCACGAAGACGGCCACTGGGTCGGTCCCTTTGTGTATGAAGCCGACGCGTGGGAGGACCTGCGCTGCACGCACGAGGAAGTCTTCGGCCCGCACGTCGCACTCCTGAAGTATTCGGGTGACATCGAAGAAGCGGTCGCCATCCAGAACGACACCGACTACGGACTCGCTGGCGCGATTATCTCCGAAAACTACCGCCAGATCAACTACTTCCGCGACCATGCGGAGGTGGGACTGGCCTACGGGAATCTCCCATGCATCGGTGCTGAGGTGCATCTGCCGTTCGGCGGCGTCAAGAAATCCGGCAACGGCTACCCCTCCGCTCGCGAAATCATCGAAGCCGTCACCGAGCGCACCGCCTGGACGCTCAACAACTCCAAAGACATCCAGATGGCACAGGGCCTCTCCGCCGACATCAAAACCAAAGACGACTGA